In Castor canadensis chromosome 11, mCasCan1.hap1v2, whole genome shotgun sequence, a single genomic region encodes these proteins:
- the Cdk3 gene encoding cyclin-dependent kinase 3 isoform X1 — MGCGQGGQRAGQPGRGLGRVLHRDWSRAAGVLRVGHECPGTICFPGSSADMDLFQKVEKIGEGTYGVVYKAKNKETGQLVALKKIRLDLETEGVPSTAIREISLLKELKHPNIVKLLDVVHREKKLYLVFEFLSQDLKKYIDSTPASELPLHLVKSYLFQLLQGVNFCHSHRVIHRDLKPQNLLINEFGTIKLADFGLARAFGVPLRTYTHEVVTLWYRAPEILLGCKFYSTAVDIWSIGCIFAEMVTRKVLFPGDSEIDQLFRIFRTLGTPSEATWPGVTQLPDYKGSFPKWTSQGLEETVPSLEPQGKELLMQLLQYDPSQRISAKAALAHPYFSSTEPYPAPRHCVLERFCR, encoded by the exons ATGGGCTGTGGGCAGGGGGGGCAGAGAGCTGGGCAGCCTGGCCGGGGGCTGGGCAGGGTGTTACACAGAGACTGGAGCAGGGCAGCAGGGGTGCTGCGTGTGGGACACGAATGCCCCGGCACCATCTGTTTCCCCGGCAGCTCTGCGGACATGGATTTGTTCCAGAAGGTAGAGAAGATTGGAGAGGGCACCTATGGGGTAGTGTATAAGGCCAAGAACAAGGAGACCGGGCAGCTCGTGGCTCTCAAGAAGATCAGGCTGGATTT GGAGACCGAGGGGGTCCCCAGCACTGCCATCAGAGAGATCTCCTTGCTCAAAGAACTGAAGCACCCCAATATCGTCAA GCTCTTGGACGTGGTACACAGAGAGAAGAAGCTGTACTTGGTGTTCGAGTTCCTCAGTCAAGACCTGAAGAAGTACATTGACTCCACCCCGGCCTCAGAGCTCCCCCTGCATTTAGTCAAG AGCTACCTCTTCCAACTGCTGCAGGGGGTGAATTTCTGCCACTCTCATCGGGTCATCCATCGTGACCTGAAGCCCCAGAATCTGCTTATTAATGAGTTTGGAACCATCAAGCTGGCTGACTTTGGACTGGCTCGAGCCTTCGGGGTGCCCCTACGAACCTATACCCATGAG GTGGTGACACTGTGGTATCGCGCCCCTGAGATCCTCTTGGGCTGCAAGTTTTATTCGACGGCTGTGGACATCTGGAGCATTGGTTGCATCTTTGCAGAGATG GTGACTCGCAAAGTCCTGTTTCCTGGTGACTCTGAGATTGACCAGCTCTTTCGTATCTTTCGGACCCTGGGGACACCCAGTGAAGCCACATGGCCAGGAGTCACCCAGCTGCCTGACTATAAGGGCAGCTTCCCCAAGTGGACCAGCCAGGGGCTGGAGGAGACTGTGCCCAGCCTGGAGCCACAGGGAAAGGAGCTGCTCATG cAACTCCTGCAGTACGACCCCAGCCAGAGGATCTCAGCCAAGGCCGCCCTGGCCCATCCGTACTTCTCATCTACTGAGCCCTACCCAGCACCCCGCCATTGTGTGCTGGAGCGTTTTTGCCGCTGA
- the Cdk3 gene encoding cyclin-dependent kinase 3 isoform X2, translating into MGCGQGGQRAGQPGRGLGRVLHRDWSRAAGVLRVGHECPGTICFPGSSADMDLFQKVEKIGEGTYGVVYKAKNKETGQLVALKKIRLDLETEGVPSTAIREISLLKELKHPNIVKLLDVVHREKKLYLVFEFLSQDLKKYIDSTPASELPLHLVKSYLFQLLQGVNFCHSHRVIHRDLKPQNLLINEFGTIKLADFGLARAFGVPLRTYTHEVVTLWYRAPEILLGCKFYSTAVDIWSIGCIFAEMVTRKVLFPGDSEIDQLFRIFRTLGTPSEATWPGVTQLPDYKGSFPKWTSQGLEETVPSLEPQGKELLMPEADGTWSPQQRRGRTGFSEGDLGEL; encoded by the exons ATGGGCTGTGGGCAGGGGGGGCAGAGAGCTGGGCAGCCTGGCCGGGGGCTGGGCAGGGTGTTACACAGAGACTGGAGCAGGGCAGCAGGGGTGCTGCGTGTGGGACACGAATGCCCCGGCACCATCTGTTTCCCCGGCAGCTCTGCGGACATGGATTTGTTCCAGAAGGTAGAGAAGATTGGAGAGGGCACCTATGGGGTAGTGTATAAGGCCAAGAACAAGGAGACCGGGCAGCTCGTGGCTCTCAAGAAGATCAGGCTGGATTT GGAGACCGAGGGGGTCCCCAGCACTGCCATCAGAGAGATCTCCTTGCTCAAAGAACTGAAGCACCCCAATATCGTCAA GCTCTTGGACGTGGTACACAGAGAGAAGAAGCTGTACTTGGTGTTCGAGTTCCTCAGTCAAGACCTGAAGAAGTACATTGACTCCACCCCGGCCTCAGAGCTCCCCCTGCATTTAGTCAAG AGCTACCTCTTCCAACTGCTGCAGGGGGTGAATTTCTGCCACTCTCATCGGGTCATCCATCGTGACCTGAAGCCCCAGAATCTGCTTATTAATGAGTTTGGAACCATCAAGCTGGCTGACTTTGGACTGGCTCGAGCCTTCGGGGTGCCCCTACGAACCTATACCCATGAG GTGGTGACACTGTGGTATCGCGCCCCTGAGATCCTCTTGGGCTGCAAGTTTTATTCGACGGCTGTGGACATCTGGAGCATTGGTTGCATCTTTGCAGAGATG GTGACTCGCAAAGTCCTGTTTCCTGGTGACTCTGAGATTGACCAGCTCTTTCGTATCTTTCGGACCCTGGGGACACCCAGTGAAGCCACATGGCCAGGAGTCACCCAGCTGCCTGACTATAAGGGCAGCTTCCCCAAGTGGACCAGCCAGGGGCTGGAGGAGACTGTGCCCAGCCTGGAGCCACAGGGAAAGGAGCTGCTCATG CCAGAAGCAGATGGGACCTGGAGTCCTCAGCAAAGACGGGGAAGGACTGGGTTCTCTGAAGGAGACCTGGGTGAATTGTAG